One segment of Micromonospora parathelypteridis DNA contains the following:
- a CDS encoding carbohydrate ABC transporter permease: MTLGTKSEAPKTRGPVDSRGYRIFRVVNTIVLIGVVIVTLFPFLNIVARSLSEEAYIIAGKVTIVPRGFDLTAYKLLMSDAMFWTNYRNTVVYTVVATLISIVLTTCYAYVLSKPQLKGRGFLVGVALFTMFFSGGLIPNYVLVTSLGMKNTIWAVVIPNAISVFNLLVMKAFFESLPTELEEAAAVDGLNTYGILLRIVLPLSKAIIATMVLFYAVSFWNSWFTAFLYMDQQDLLPVTVYLRNLIAGATSAESAAADADKVQAAATLQAVTIVLTTLPILAVYPFVQRYFVSGVMLGAVKG; encoded by the coding sequence GTGACTCTCGGTACGAAGAGCGAAGCCCCGAAGACGCGTGGGCCGGTGGACAGCCGGGGTTACCGGATCTTCCGGGTGGTCAACACGATCGTCCTGATCGGCGTCGTGATCGTGACGCTGTTCCCGTTCCTCAACATCGTGGCCCGCTCGCTCAGCGAAGAGGCGTACATCATCGCCGGGAAGGTGACCATCGTCCCGCGCGGGTTCGACCTGACCGCGTACAAGCTGTTGATGTCGGACGCGATGTTCTGGACGAACTACCGCAACACTGTGGTGTACACGGTGGTCGCCACGCTCATCTCGATCGTGCTGACCACCTGTTACGCGTACGTGTTGTCGAAGCCGCAGCTCAAGGGGCGGGGTTTTCTCGTCGGCGTCGCGCTGTTCACCATGTTCTTCTCCGGTGGTCTGATCCCCAACTACGTGCTGGTCACCAGCCTGGGGATGAAGAACACCATCTGGGCCGTGGTGATCCCCAACGCCATCAGTGTGTTCAACCTGCTGGTCATGAAGGCGTTCTTCGAGAGCCTGCCGACCGAGTTGGAGGAGGCGGCGGCGGTCGACGGGCTGAACACGTACGGGATCCTGCTGCGGATCGTGCTGCCGCTGTCGAAGGCGATCATCGCAACGATGGTGCTCTTCTACGCGGTCTCCTTCTGGAACTCGTGGTTCACCGCGTTCCTCTACATGGACCAGCAGGATCTGCTGCCGGTCACCGTGTACCTGCGCAACCTCATCGCGGGCGCCACCAGCGCCGAGTCGGCGGCCGCCGACGCCGACAAGGTCCAGGCCGCCGCCACCCTTCAGGCCGTGACGATCGTGCTCACCACCCTGCCGATCCTGGCGGTCTACCCCTTCGTCCAGCGGTACTTCGTCTCCGGCGTGATGCTCGGCGCCGTCAAGGGATGA
- a CDS encoding GH39 family glycosyl hydrolase, whose amino-acid sequence MRNTVPDQPICRLTDAWRQCVGTGRFELALRRDYQDSLALIQRDIGFRHIRGHGLLSDGVGVHRPYEHAGERRVHHSFTYVDQVVDAYLELGIRPFVELGFMPSGLASGDQTVFWWQGNVTPPKSFTEWADLVRATVAHLVDRYGLDEVRGWPIEVWNEPNLVAFWAGADRDAYHHLYEVSAHAIKDVDASLQVGGPAISPGADDWLMPFAEFVTDRRVPVDFVSRHAYTSGPAQHVPFGTHQTLTPAAELLTQFAAPRRHLTGTALAELPVHITEFNSSYRPDNPIHDTPFHAAYLAPVLAAGGDLVDSFSYWTFSDMFEEVGIPTSLFHGGFGLLTHRQIKKPTYHLYAFMARLGDEVLARGDDHLVTRHTDGRVAVLAWAPVDVTGLSPAPDRHPLALSIPLGPPATTSAFLLRSSVSEEAGNAWAAWAEMGRPRSPRARQLDALREAAEPARTHRALPVAAGRVEVDLILSRHEVTLLELSPVRDETPPWWNADRLLGLPAGTDRKEQS is encoded by the coding sequence ATGCGCAACACCGTTCCCGATCAGCCCATCTGCCGCCTCACCGACGCCTGGCGGCAGTGCGTCGGCACCGGCCGTTTCGAGCTGGCCCTGCGCCGCGACTACCAGGACTCGCTGGCCCTCATCCAACGCGACATCGGCTTCCGACACATCCGGGGTCACGGGCTGCTCAGCGACGGCGTCGGTGTGCACCGCCCGTACGAGCACGCGGGTGAGCGTCGCGTACACCACTCGTTCACCTACGTCGACCAGGTCGTCGACGCGTACCTCGAACTGGGCATCCGCCCGTTCGTCGAGTTGGGCTTCATGCCCTCGGGTCTCGCCTCCGGCGACCAGACGGTGTTCTGGTGGCAGGGCAACGTCACGCCACCGAAGTCCTTCACCGAGTGGGCGGACCTGGTCCGCGCCACGGTCGCCCACCTGGTCGACCGCTACGGCCTCGACGAGGTCCGCGGCTGGCCGATCGAGGTGTGGAACGAGCCGAACCTCGTCGCCTTCTGGGCGGGCGCCGACCGCGACGCGTACCACCACCTGTACGAGGTGAGCGCGCACGCGATCAAGGACGTCGACGCGTCGTTGCAGGTCGGTGGACCCGCGATCTCCCCGGGGGCGGATGACTGGCTGATGCCGTTCGCCGAGTTCGTCACCGACCGACGGGTGCCGGTCGACTTCGTCAGCCGGCACGCGTACACCTCGGGGCCAGCCCAGCACGTGCCGTTCGGCACCCACCAGACCCTCACCCCGGCGGCGGAGCTGCTCACCCAGTTCGCCGCCCCGCGCCGGCACCTGACCGGCACCGCGCTGGCGGAGCTGCCGGTGCACATCACCGAGTTCAACTCCTCATACCGCCCGGACAACCCGATCCACGACACACCGTTCCACGCCGCGTACCTCGCACCCGTGCTGGCTGCCGGCGGCGACCTGGTCGACTCGTTCTCGTACTGGACCTTCAGTGACATGTTCGAGGAGGTGGGGATTCCCACCTCGTTGTTCCACGGCGGGTTCGGCCTGCTCACTCACCGCCAGATCAAAAAACCGACCTATCACCTGTACGCCTTCATGGCCCGCCTCGGCGACGAGGTGCTCGCGCGTGGAGACGACCACCTGGTCACCCGCCACACCGACGGCCGGGTCGCCGTGCTGGCGTGGGCACCGGTGGACGTCACCGGGCTGTCACCGGCACCGGACCGGCACCCGCTGGCCCTGTCGATCCCGCTCGGCCCGCCCGCTACGACGTCGGCGTTCCTGCTCCGTTCGTCGGTCAGCGAGGAGGCGGGCAACGCATGGGCGGCCTGGGCCGAGATGGGTCGCCCCCGCTCACCTCGAGCCCGCCAGCTCGACGCGCTGCGGGAGGCCGCCGAGCCCGCCCGGACCCACCGGGCCCTGCCGGTCGCCGCCGGCCGGGTCGAGGTGGACCTCATCCTCAGCCGGCACGAGGTCACCCTTCTCGAGCTGAGCCCGGTGCGGGACGAGACCCCGCCGTGGTGGAACGCCGACCGCCTGCTCGGCCTCCCGGCCGGGACCGACCGGAAGGAGCAATCATGA
- a CDS encoding ABC transporter substrate-binding protein yields the protein MLHKPWRRVAIATAGLLALTLTTACSEDPGESTDLSENRVGAMANYGVGDQFKATEALSFSTLYNNHTFYPLKEDWLFWSELTKRTNVKIEPVAVPLSDYEQKRSLLIGAGDAPLIIPKTYHPQEDAFVSSGAILPVSDYLDLMPNLKDKIAKWNLKPEIDNLRQSDGKFYLLPGVHEKPTQDYTVLVRTDIMQELNLAVPKTWDDLYAVLKAMKAKYPNVYPYSDLFSKPNPTGALLNILGASHGTQAGWDYQHATWDPTAKKFNYTGSSEQYKQMVTYLHKLVAEGLLDPESFTQTDDQARQKLANGKSFVVTGNAQTLVNNHRPDLAKTLPNAKLAKIPLPIGPAGEINPFPRLENGIMISTKARESKNFVAMMQFIDWLWYSDAGMEFSRWGVEGTTFTKDASGKRSVTAEVDVLGLNPKGSKHLQKDFGFYNGVFAYGGTPDLVRGFFSPEELEFQKVMDARTPRLVAPPHPLTDEEREQASLWETPLKDFVTQNTLKFALGQRPLSEWDAYVAELKAKNSEQYIDMVNKAYERFQKNNG from the coding sequence ATGCTCCACAAGCCGTGGCGCCGAGTGGCGATAGCCACCGCGGGTCTGCTCGCGCTAACCCTCACCACCGCCTGTTCCGAGGACCCCGGCGAGTCGACGGATCTTTCCGAGAACCGGGTCGGCGCGATGGCCAACTACGGCGTCGGCGACCAGTTCAAGGCCACCGAGGCGCTCTCCTTCTCCACCCTCTACAACAACCACACGTTCTACCCGCTCAAGGAAGACTGGCTGTTCTGGTCCGAGCTCACCAAGCGCACCAATGTCAAGATCGAACCGGTCGCCGTGCCGCTGAGCGACTACGAGCAGAAGCGCAGCCTGCTGATCGGCGCCGGGGACGCCCCGCTGATCATCCCGAAGACGTACCACCCGCAGGAGGACGCCTTCGTGTCCTCCGGGGCGATCCTCCCGGTGAGCGACTACCTGGATCTGATGCCCAACCTCAAGGACAAGATCGCCAAGTGGAACCTCAAGCCGGAGATCGACAACCTGCGGCAGTCCGACGGGAAGTTCTACCTGCTGCCCGGCGTCCACGAGAAGCCCACACAGGACTACACGGTGTTGGTACGCACCGACATCATGCAGGAACTCAACCTCGCGGTCCCGAAGACCTGGGACGACCTGTACGCGGTGCTCAAGGCGATGAAGGCGAAGTACCCGAACGTCTACCCGTACTCCGACCTCTTCAGTAAGCCCAACCCGACCGGCGCCCTGCTGAACATCCTCGGCGCGTCCCACGGCACCCAGGCGGGCTGGGACTACCAGCACGCCACCTGGGACCCGACGGCGAAGAAGTTCAACTACACCGGTTCGTCCGAGCAGTACAAGCAGATGGTCACGTACCTGCACAAGCTCGTCGCCGAGGGCCTGCTCGACCCGGAGAGCTTCACCCAGACCGACGACCAGGCCCGCCAGAAGCTTGCCAACGGCAAGTCCTTCGTGGTCACCGGCAACGCGCAGACCCTGGTCAACAACCACCGGCCCGACCTGGCCAAGACCCTGCCGAACGCGAAGCTGGCCAAGATCCCGCTGCCGATCGGCCCGGCCGGTGAGATCAACCCCTTCCCCCGGCTCGAGAACGGCATCATGATCTCCACGAAGGCGCGGGAGAGCAAGAACTTCGTGGCCATGATGCAGTTCATCGACTGGCTGTGGTATTCGGACGCCGGCATGGAGTTCTCCCGCTGGGGCGTCGAGGGCACCACCTTCACCAAGGACGCGTCCGGCAAGCGCTCGGTCACCGCCGAGGTCGACGTCCTCGGGCTCAACCCGAAGGGCTCCAAGCACCTGCAGAAGGACTTCGGCTTCTACAACGGCGTCTTCGCCTACGGCGGCACCCCGGACCTGGTCCGCGGGTTCTTCTCCCCGGAGGAGCTGGAGTTCCAGAAGGTGATGGACGCCCGCACGCCGAGGCTGGTGGCCCCGCCGCACCCGTTGACCGATGAGGAACGCGAGCAGGCGTCGCTCTGGGAGACCCCGCTGAAGGACTTCGTCACCCAGAACACGCTCAAGTTCGCCCTCGGCCAACGGCCCCTCAGCGAGTGGGACGCCTACGTGGCGGAGCTGAAGGCCAAGAACTCCGAGCAGTACATCGACATGGTCAACAAGGCGTACGAACGGTTCCAGAAGAACAACGGCTGA